One part of the Cottoperca gobio chromosome 14, fCotGob3.1, whole genome shotgun sequence genome encodes these proteins:
- the LOC115018509 gene encoding CAAX prenyl protease 2-like, protein MLEPEHGSIMQVEHTHTRCWVCVLSCLLLACLYVGSLYVWRSSLPRDHPRSIKRRCASVLLVSALSPAVVKAWMHWADVRVNVSLWELMGVRLEGLVPAAILPLLLTVVFYLGPLVHSAIDNPEGFTGELQSALDVQSWRLCVGDAVWLRNQVVAPVTEELVFRGAMLPMLVPCTGPTAAIFMAPLFFGVAHFHHIIEQRRLRKDSMGVILLVSGMQFLYTTVFGAFTAFIFMRTGHVVGPVLCHSFCNSQGLPDFSSALQHPQQSALVFSYLMGALLFLVLLFPLTDPFFYGAIPVCSLAAPAASAC, encoded by the exons ATGCTGGAACCAGAACATGGCTCTATAATGCAGGTGGAGCACACCCATACAAGGTGTTGGGTATGTGTGCTGAGCTGCCTTCTGCTCGCCTGTCTGTACGTTGGCAGTTTGTACGTCTGGAGAAGCAGCTTACCCAG ggatCATCCCAGATCGATAAAGCGTCGCTGTGCCAGTGTGCTGCTGGTCTCTGCACTGTCACCTGCAGTGGTGAAGGCATGGATGCACTGGGCTGATGTAAGG GTCAATGTGTCCTTGTGGGAGTTGATGGGAGTTCGTTTGGAAGGTCTGGTTCCTGCAGCCATACTGCCACTACTATTAACCGTG GTATTTTATCTCGGCCCCCTGGTTCATTCTGCGATTGACAATCCCGAAGGCTTCACTGGGGAACTGCAGTCTGCACTAG ATGTTCAGTCATGGAGGTTGTGTGTGGGAGATGCAGTGTGGCTCAGGAACCAGGTGGTGGCACCAGTGACGGAGGAGCTGGTGTTCAGAGGGGCCATGCTGCCCATGCTGGTGCCCTGCACTGGACCCACGGCTGCCATCTTCATGGCTCCGCTGTTCTTCGGTGTTG CCCATTTCCACCACATCATAGAGCAACGACGCCTCCGCAAGGACAGTATGGGTGTCATCCTCTTGGTGTCAG GGATGCAGTTCTTATACACAACTGTGTTTGGTGCCTTTACTGCCTTTATATTCATGAGAACTG GTCATGTTGTGGGTCCAGTTTTGTGCCATTCGTTCTGCAACAGTCAGGGCCTGCCCGACTTCAGCTCTGCCCTGCAACACCCTCAACAATCAGCTCTAGTCTTCTCGTATCTGATGGGGGCGCTGCTGTTTCTGGTGCTACTCTTCCCACTGACAGACCCTTTCTTTTATGGTGCCATTCCTGTCTGCAGCCTGGCTGCCCCTGCAGCGTCTGCATGctag